The Eggerthella guodeyinii sequence GAGCTCTTCCGCGAGCAGCTTCACCTCCTCGTGCCAGATGTCGGCGGCGTAGGAGCGCGCCTGGCTCTGGGGCAGGTGCAGCACGTGCACGTCCTTGAGGTCGGCCAGCAGCTCGTACATCTTCTTCTTGCCGTCGCAGGTGGTCTCGCCCACGATGATGTCGGAGAAGTAGGTGTACGGGCACTTCTCGGTCAGCGCGAAGCCGTAGGTGCCCTTGATGAGCGGGCACAGGTTCTTCGGCAGAACGGTCTCGGCGTCGGGGATGGCCTCGTCGCTCATGCCGCACAGGCCGATGGCCGCCATGCCGGCGGCGTCGATCACCTCGAGCGGCGTGTACGAGCACAAACAGCCCGCCAGCTTGCCGCCCTGCTCCTTGTACTCCTTCGCGGCCAAAAAGCCGCGCTTGCGCGCCTCGTTGAAGTCCTCGAACGTGCGCGGCAGCCCGTTATCCGTCACGGCGATCCTCCCCCTCCGCCGCCAGCAGCGCTGCGCCCACCGCGCCGGCGAAGCGCGCCCGCGCGTCGGTGGCCACGGGCGAGCCGAGGCGCGCTCCCAAGCGCTCGATGAAGTACTCGTTCTCGCACAGGCCGCCCGTTAGGTAGAAGGGCGCGCCCTTGCCCTGCGCCACGAGCACCGACACCCGCTCCACCACCGACTCGATCACGCCGTACGCGATGTCCTCGCGGGGCGTGCCCGTGCCGATGAGGCTGATGACCTCGGACTCCGCGAACACCGTGCACATGGACGAGATGGACGTGGGCGCGCCGGCGCGCGCGAGGCGCGCGAGCTCCTCCTGGCTGACGCCGAGGCGGTTCGCCATGACCTCGAGGAACTTGCCCGTGCCGGCCGAGCACTTGTCGTTCATCGCGAACTTCACCACCTTGCCGCCGCGCAGCACGATGACCTTCGTGTCCTGGCCGCCCACGTCCACCACGGTGCCCTCGCCGCCGAACAGGAAACCGGCGCCCTTGCCGTGGCAGGTGATCTCGGTGACCACGCGGTTCGCGTAGGGCACGGCCACGCGCCCGTAGCCGGTGGCTATGCAGGGCGCGTCGAGCGCGTCGAAGCCCCGGGCGCGCAGCTGCTCGGCCAGGCGCTCGGCCGCGTCCACGCTGCTGAACCCCGTCGGGCACACGAACGTCGCGACGAGCTCGCCGCCCTCGAGCACCGCAGCCTTCGCCGCCGTGCTTCCTATGTCGATGCCGATAGAAGGCATGGGTGAGGTCCTTTCGTCTTTTCTCTTGGCGCGGAGGAGAGCGTGCCTGTCGTGCGGCGCATCCGCGCCGATGAGAGAACCCGCAGGTCGTCCCATCGGCGCGGGCGAGTCGCGCGGCACGCCCATCCCCCTCCGCGCCACGTGGCGGGGCGCCTAGTACAGCTCCACCTCGTGCACGGCCTCGTATGCCAGGCCGCCGCTCTCGAGGGCGTCCAGCAGCGCGCGCCGCTCCTCGGCCGGGACGCACCAGGCGAGGCCGCAGCCGGCGGATATCTCGGACGGGATGGGGATCATCCTGCCCGGGAAGCCCGTCTCGCGGGCGGCGGCCTCCACGGCCATCGCGTCGCTCGTGGACGCGAACGTCACCACGGCCTTCGGCGTCTTCTCCCGCACGGCTCAGGCCTCCTCGGCGATGGCGGCCACCGCGGCGATGCCGGCGTCCACCTCGTCCTCGTCGTTGAAGCTGCTGAAGCTGAACCGCACGGCGCCCTGGTCCTGCGTGCCCAGCGCCTCGTGCATGAGCGGCGCGCAGTGGGCGCCGGCGCGCGTGCAGATGCCGAACTCGGCGTTGAGCGCGTCGCCCACCGCCGCGGAGTCCAGCTCGCCCACGTTGAGCGCCACGATGCCGCAGCGCCCGGCGTCGCCGCCGCCTCCCAGCACCCGCACGCCCTCGATGCCGACCACGCCGCGCTCGAAGCGCTCGGCCAGGGCCCGCACCCGCGCTCCCGTCTGCTCGACGCCGCGCTCCTCGAGGTAGGCGAGCCCCGCGCCCAAGCCGGCGATGCCGTGGGCGTTGAGCGTGCCCGCTTCCAGGCGCTCGGGCATGCGCGCAGGATGGCGCCGGTCGTAGCTGTGCGTCCCTGAGCCGCCCACCTTGAGCGGCTCCACGTCCACGCCCTCGGCAACCGCGAGGCCGCCCGTGCCCTGCGGGCCGTACAGGCTCTTGTGCCCCGTGAACGCCACGAGGTCAAGCCCGTCGCGCCCCATGTCGATGGGCACGACGCCGGCCGTCTGGGCGGCGTCCACCAGCAGCAGCACGCCGCGCTCGCGGCACATGCGGGCGATGCGCGCGACGTCGTACACGTCGCCCGTCAGGTTCGACGCGTGGGTGACGACCGCGAGGCGCACGTCCGGCTCGAGCGCCGCGTCGAGTGCCTCGTAGTCGAGCGCGCCGCGCGCGTCGTGCGGCACCACGGCCAGCTCGCAGCCGCGCTCGTCCACCGCGCGGTACAGCGGGCGCAACACCGAGTTGTGCGACGCGGCCGTGGTCACCAGCTTGTCGCCCGGCCGCACGAGCCCGTTCACAGCCGTGTTCAGCGCCTCGGTGGCGTTGCTGGCGAAGGCCACCCGCGAGGGGTCGCCGGCGCCCAGCAGGCGCGCGAGCTGCTGGCGCGCCCGGAACACGGCGTAGCCCGCGTCGAGGGACGCCTCGTGCACGCCGCGGCCCACGCCGCCGAACCCGTTGATGGCGCGCGCCACCGCCTCGGCCACCGCAGGCGGCTTGGCGGCGGTGGTGGCCGCGTTGTCGAAGTAGATCATAGCTGTACGGTCCTTAGTCTCGCGCGCCGCCCGCCCTACGGGCGGATGATCCCGCGCGCGTTCGCCTGCTTGTCCACGATCACGTACATGTTCGTGGCCTCGCCCACTTCCAACCGATCGGCCAGGCCGTAATGGTTCAGGCACGTGCCGCAGCTCATGATCTCCACGCCGGCCTCGGCCAGCGCGCGCAGGTCGTCGAGCGACGAGGAGCCGGCGCACGCCAGCTTCACGCCGCCGTTGTACATGAGCACCGTCGCCGGCAGCTCGTCGAGCTGCGTGAGGGCGAACACGAAGCCCTTCATGAGCACCGCACCCAGCTCGTCGTCGCCCGAGCCCATGAACTCGGACGGGATGACCGCCACGACACCGCCCGTCGGCGCCGCCTGGACGGCCGGGCACACGGCGGCGGCCGCATCCGCATCCGCTCCGGCGGCGGCCCCGTCGCCCGCCGTCGCGCCCTTCGCGAACGTCACCGCGAACGCAGCCTCGCCGCGCTCGTCGCTGACCGCTTCCACCTTGAGCGTCTTGGCGAGCGCTTCGAGGTTGTGCACCGCGGTCCTGTTGTCCACGAGCACCTCGAGCACGCCCTCTTCCATGGCCGCGAGCGCCTTCTTGGCGCGCACCACGGGCAGCGGGCACGCCTGGCCCCGTGCGTCGATCTGCTCCATCGCGATCCCTTCTTCCTTCGTCGTCGCGCGCCCCGCGCGAAGGCGGGGCGCGCTCGTCAGCAAAACGTATCGCGCCGCGCGTTGAGCTGGCGCGGCAGCCGGGCGACCCCTTCGAGCGGGATGCCCTCCTCCTGCGCGAGGCGCTCGATCCGCTCCACGTCGTCGCACGACGCGAGCAGCGACACCCCGCAGGATGCGCGCGCGGCGCGGGGCGTGGGCGATATGCGCACCGTGCACCCCGCGTCGCGCGCCGCTTCGTACAGACGCCAGCCGTCGGTGTGGCTCGAGAACAGGATATAGCAATCCACGGGCCGCGCGTCCTCGTTCACCGTATCGGCAGCGTCTCGTTGCACGGCTTCGGCCCTACGCGTCCAGCATCTCGACGAACGCGCCGATGCGCGTGCGCAGCTGCTCGGCGTCGTTGTCGGCGTAGTCCGTCTCGAGGCCCAGGCACGGGATGCCCTCCTCGGCCAGCGCGTCGGCCAGCGAGCCCTTCTCCACGTCGTAGAGCGTGCAGAACTTGAGGTTCGCGTCGATCACGCCGTCCACCTGGTACTCCTTCGCCATGCGCACCACGTCCTCGATGCGGCCCGGGTTCGGCGTGAAGCACGCGCAGTTGTTCTTCATGTAGCGCTCGGACAGCGCCTGGAACATGCCGTCGAGCGTGTCGGCGCCCTCGTCCACCTCGTTCTCGAAGTAGCGCGTGCCCGTGCACATCTCCTCGCACACCACCACGGCGCCGCTCGTCTCGATGAGGTGGTGCAGCTTCCAGTTCGGGATGGCCAGCGGCGTACCCGTGATCAGGATGCGCTTCGTACCGGCCGGCACCACGCCCTCGCCGCGCTCGATGCGCTCCTCCAGCTCGTCGGCCAGCTTGTTGGCCATCTCGGCGCAGCGCACCGGGTCGTCGAAGAACGCGATCTGCATCATGAGCAGGGCGTCCTTGCCGCTAATGGGCACCGGGTCGGCCTTGCGGGCCTCGAACACGCGCGCCAGAGCGCGGCGCTTCTCGTTGATGGTGCGGATGGCGGCGGCCAGGTTCTCGGCCGTCAGCTCCTTGCCCGTCTCGGCCTCCACCTCGTCGGCGAACAGCGCGATCTCGTCCTTCCACGCCGCGATGTCCTTGGCGCGCTTCATCTGCGGCACGTCCATGACGTAGGTCTTCTTGTCGGCCCCGAGGATCTCGTAGGCCTTCTTCTTGCCGTCGCACGTGGTCTCGCCCACGTACATATCCGCCACGCTGAAGTACGGGCAGGTCTTGCCGAAGTGCGCGCCCAGCGACGCCTTGATCAGCGGGCAGATGCCGCTCGGCAGCACCTTCTCGCCTTCGGGCACCCAGAACTGCGAGCCGCCGCACAGGCCGGTGACGGCGCCGCCGCAGGCGACGACCACCTCGTCGGGCACGAACACGCAGAACGTGCCGAACACCTTGCCGCCCTGCTTCTGCAGCTCGATGAGCTCGGCCGGGCGCACGCCGTGGATCTCGGACACCACGAAGTCGTAGAACGCCATGCCCTCCGGTCGGTTCTCCTGCGTGAGGTACGTGTCGCCGAACGCCATCGGCAGCACGGCGCACAGCTGGTCGTGCGTTTCCAGATCCATACCCAAGTCTTCCCACATTGCCTGATAGTCAGTCATAGTGGCCCCCTTCGATACCAGTCGATAGTAAGCTTGCGCGATATTCGATTGCGATGCAGAATGGATGGAGCAGCGCCGCCGGACGCGCGCAGAAGCGCATGCGGGACGCGATGGGGTGCGCGGTGGTGAAACGCAGCCCCGCATGCAGAAATGGCACCCGCGCAGAAGTCGTGCCAATGCGAAGCAACGCAGTAATGATACCGTATGTCGGCCGCCCGTCGCAATCGTCAATTCCATGATCGGCGAGCGGTTTTCGTCACGAGGTCGTGCAGCAGCCCGCGCGGCGTCCAGGCGATCACGGCCGACTGGTACAGGCTACACCGGTACGAGCACGCGAACGCGCACGCCGCCGCCAGCGCGCAGGCCGGCGCGGCCGCGAGGCCGAACAGCTCGGCGCCCAGCGCGACGGAGGCCAGCGGGCAGTTCGAGCAGCCCGCGAACAGGGCCACCATGCCGAGCGCGGCGAAGCTCGCGCCGTCGAGCCCGCTCGCGGCGGCGAACGTCGAGCCGAGGCACGCCCCGACGCACAGCACCGGCATGATCTCGCCGCCCTTGAACCCGGCGGCGAGCACGAGCAGGGTGAGCGCGGCCTTCGCGAGGAAGGCCTCGGGCGGCAGCGCGGCCCCGGCGAGCGCCGCGTCGATCTGCGCCGCCCCCGTGCCGCCGTAGGGCGCCAGGTCGGTGAAGCCCAGCAGCATGGACACGGCCGCGCCGCCCACCACGATGACGAGCGGCACGGAGTCGAGGCGCGCGACGGAGCGGCGCAGCACGCGCAGCGCCACGCAGAACGCGCCCGCGACGACCGCGGCGGCAACGCCGAGCGCCACGATGGCGAGCGGCGAGGCGCCCGCCATGTCGAGCGCCGCGGCGGCCGGCGACACGAGGCGCGCGCCGGCCGCGCGCGCCACCGCGAACGCGACGAGCGCCGACAGCGCGGGCGCGGCCAAGCGCGCGGGATGCGCGAGGCGGCGGTGCATGACCTCCACGGTGAACACGGCCGCGGCGACCGGCGCCAGCAGCACCGCGGACAGCGCCGCCGCCATGCCGCACATGATGCAGGTTTCCTGGAGCCCCTCGTCGCGCAGCCCCAGCAGAGGGCCCAGCCACGACGAGATGCTGCCGCCCAGCTGCAGAGCCGCGGCCTCCTTGCCCACCGACCCGCCGCACAGAAGCGTGCAGCACGTGCCCAGGAAGATGGCCGGCGCGAGCGCCCGGGGCACGGGCCGCGAGGCGCGGGCCGCCTCGATGACGTCGGAGGTGCCCAGCGAGAACGGCAGGCGCAAGATGCGGTACAGCCCGTAGGTGGCGAGTCCCGCCGCCGGCAGCAGCCACACGAGCCGCTCGTGCGCGTAGAACGTCGCCACCGCCAGATCCACCGCCCAGCCGAGCGCCACCGTGGCGCCGCCGGCCGCGGCGCCGATGGCGAGCGCCGCGACCGGCCAGCGCGCCGCGGCGCGCGCCCTCCCCGCCGCGCGTGCGGGCATCAGCCCTCCCTCGGGCGGCGCGCCTCCCGCGCGGCGGGCGCGAGAAGCTCCACGCGCCCGCTGTCGAGGCGGTACACGCCGCCCAGCACCTCCACGCCCGCGCCCTCCACGAGGGCGCGGACCTCCGCGTCCCGCAGCAGCCGGTCCACCGACGCGCGCACGTTCAAGGCGCAGGCGGCGTAATCGTCCCGCTCGTCGCCGATGGCGGAGCGCACCAGGTCGGTGACCGCGCCCACGCAGCCCTCGGCGCCGCCCGCGATGGCCGCGCCCACCGCGCCGCAGCAGGTGTGCCCCAGCACCAGCACGAGGCGCGCGCCCGCGTGGGACGCGGCGTACACCACGCTCGCCAGCTGCGTGTCGGCCACCACGTTGCCCGCCACCCGCACGGTGAACAGGTCGCCGACGCCCGCCATGAAGATGTGCTCGGGAACCACGCGCGAGTCAGAGCAGGTGACCACGATGGCAAAGGGGCGCTGCCCGTCCACCATCGTGCGCTTGCGGACGAGCCGCGAGATGTCCGCGTCGTTGCGCACGGCGTCCACGTAGCGCCGGTTGCCCTCCATCAGGCGGTCCAGCGCCCGCAGGGACTCCCCTCGTTCGGCCTTCTTGTCCATGATGCCTCCCTTTCCACGCCGCGGAGCGTCCGCGGCGAGCGGTTGCGCCGCGCCCTGCGCCCCGCGCCCGCGCGCCTACAGCGCGATGAGCTCGGGGTGGGCGTACACGGTGAAGCGTCCGTCGCGCGCGAAGGCGGCCAGCGCGATGCCCTCCCGCTCGGCGAAGTCGAGCACGGCCGACGTCGGGGCCGACACGGTGGCCACGATGCGTACGCCCGCCCGGGCCAGCTTCGCCACCAGCTCGAGCGCGCAGCGGCTCGACAGGTAGGCGAAGCCATCCTGCGGGTCGATCCCCGCGCGCATGAGCGCGCCGACGAGCTTGTCCACCGCGTTGTGGCGCCCCACGTCCTCGCGCATGAGCACGGGCGCGCCCGAGCGGTCGGCGAACACGGCCGCATGGGTGGCGCCCGTGGCCAGGTGCATGCCCTGGGCGGGCAGCAGCGCGCGGCTCATGCGCCACACGGCCGCGGGCTCGAGCGGGGCGCACGCGCGCGCCGCACCGGCGGCCGTGCGCGCCGCCGCGCCGGCGTCCAGCAGGCATCCCGGCAACGCCGGGCCTCCCGCCTGCGGAAGCGCCGTCCGCGGCGCGCGCAGGCGCACGTCGATCGCGGCGGTGCCGCCGGCGAAGCGCACGTCCACGCCCGCCACGTCGCCCGCCTCCCCGACGAGGCCCGCCGCGAACGCCGCGCCGTAGGCGTAGTCCTCGAGGTCGCCCGGCGAGCACGCCGCCGTCGTCCAGGGGACGCCGTCCACCGCGAGGTCGACCCGCATCTCCACGGCCACCACCTCGGTGCGCCGGACGCAGCCGTCCTCGCGCACCAGCAGCGCCTCCACCTCGCGCATCGAGGCCGCGCCCTCCGCGTCGGGCTCGGCGCGGAACTCGCCGCCGGGCCCGGGGCCGCATCCCTCCGCGGAGGCGCGCCCGCCCGCGGGCACGCGCGCCTCCCCCGCATCCTTTCGCACCGCCGTCATGCATGCGTCCACGGCAGCCTACTTCGTCTCGGGCTTCTTGTGGTAGATGTACCAGTACGCGAGCCCCACCAGGCCGCCGCCCACGATGTTGCCGAGGGTGACGATCACGAGGTTGAAGGCCACGCCGCCCACGGTAACCGCGCCGGCCGCGCCCACGCCCATCACGTTCATGAGCAGCCCCATGGGCAGGAAGAACATGTTGGCCACGCTGTGCTCGAAGCCGATGGCCACGAAGGCCGAGATGGGCAGCAGGATGCCGATGACCTTGTCGGTGACCGTGCGGGCCGAGAACCCGATCCACACCGCCAGGCACACGAAGATGTTGCAGAGGATGGCCTTGAAGAACATCGGCACCACGTCGAGCGCCACCTTGCCGGCGGCCACGCTGACGAACGTCGCGCCCACGGCGCCGCCGTTCATGCCCTGCGTGTTCGCGAGGTACACGAGCGCCACGGCGATCAGCGAGCCCACGAGATTGCCCACCCACACGACGCCCCAGTTCTTGAACAGCTTCGCCCAGCAGATCCTCCCCGACGCCTTCGCGCACAGCATGAGCGCGTTGCCGGTGAACAGCTCGGCACCGCAGCACAGCACGAGCGACAGGCCCAGGCAGAAGCAGATGCCGCCCACGAGGCGCTGCACGCCGAACGGCATGGTCGTGTCGCCCAGGAACAGGCAGAAGAACGTCGCGCCGAACCCGATGAACGCGCCGGCCAGGATGGCCGACACGAAGCACTTGCCGCCCGCCATCTCCGCCTTCGTGCAGCCGATCCCCTCGGCCTTCGCCTCGGTCTCCGCCGGCGACAGCGCGTCGGGCTTGAGCGCCTTCAACTCGTCTTGCGTCATTGCCATGATCTCGTCCCTTCCTCCAGCCGTATGTTTTGAAGCGCGTTGTCCGGACGGCGATGCGCCGCCGGGTCTCAGTTCCCCATGGCCGCGTACCGCGTGAAATCGCCTCCGTCCCGCAAGCAGCCCATCACGTCGTCGAGGGCGTCGCGCACCTCCGACGACAGCGGATCGAAGAATTCGGTCGATCGCAGCTGAATGCCGAGAAACGTCACATTGTCGCAGATGCGGTCGAGTTCGCCAAGCAGAAAGGTGATGGGCAGGGAATGCGTGGTGATGAGGAACTGCGTGGCCACGTCCTCCGCCCCGAGCCGCCGTATCGATCCGGGCGCCAGCCGCATCTGGGCGGCGTCCACGAACAGGATGCGCTCGGGCGCGCAGCGGCGCACCACCGCGAGGTCGTCCTCGGGCGTCTGGCCGCCGTCCACCACCTCCCAACCCTCGACGGGATTCTCCTCCAGCAGCTTGGCCAGCATCGGCCCCGCCGCGTCGTCGCCGCGCAGCACGCTGCCGGCGGTCAGCACCACGCCGCTCATGCCACCCTCCTCACCATCGCGTACACCGAGGGCTCGTCGCGCACCGCCAGCAGCAGGTCGACGAACCCCATGAGCTGCCCCACCTCGGACGGGTCGAGCGCGATGCTCGTCTTGCCCGGCTCGTTGAACACGTCGAGGCCCGCCAGGGCCGCGCGCGCGGCCGGCAGCAGCAGGCCCACGTGCGACTTGTCGATCTCGATCTCGCCGAAGCGCAGCACGCCGGCCAGCTTGAAGCGCGCCTCCTCGTCGTCCATGAGCGCCACCATCTTCTCGTACGCGCCCACCGGCATGGCTAGCGCCCGCTCGAAGCAGTCGATGACGCCCGTGTGGTGCCCCACGGCCAGCGTGTAGTACAGCACGTCGGTCGACTCCTCGGGAATGGACGAGGCGCTGTCCACGAACTTGCGGGTGAGCTTGCGGAACTCCACCGTCGAGCCCGTGGCGCTCACCGCGTTCGGCGCGTCGGCGAACAGGTCGGCGAACGGCCCGCTCACGGTCGCACCCCCAGCACCTTCGCGCACACGACGTCCTTGAGGTCGGCGTATATCTCGGCCTTGCGCGGGTCGGCCTCTCCGGCCACGAGCGCGTCGAGCGAGCCCAGCACGTCGCCGCCTTGCCCGTCGAGCGCCTCCATGAAACGGTCTGCGAGGTCGCGCCCGTAGCGGTAGCCCGCCATGCGCCGCGCCTCGCGCTCCAGCTCGGCGCGCAGCTTGTAGGGGATGCTCGCGTGCAGAAGCGGCGCTTGCTCGCCCGCGCCCTCCACGAGGTGCGTCTCGTGCAGCTTCTGGCCCAGCAGGCCCAGCGCGATGGCGAACCCGTAGATGGTCTGCGCCGGCGACGGCGGGCAGCCGGGGATGTACACGTCCACCGGCAGCAGCTTGTCGGTGCCGCCCCACACGCAGTAGTTGTCGTGGAAGATGCCGCCCGTGCAGCCGCACGCGCCGTAGCTCACCACGAGCTTCGGGTCGGGCGCGGCCTCGTAGGCGCGCAGGGCCGGCATGCGCATGGCGCGCGTCACGGCGCCCGTGTACACGAGGATGTCGGCGTGGCGCGGGCTGGCCATGTTCTTGATGCCGAAGCGCTCGGCGTCGAACACCGGCGTGATCGTGGCGAATATCTCGATCTCGCAGGCGTTGCAGCCGCCGCAGTCCACGCGGTAGATGTACACCGAGCGCTTGATGTCGTTGAGGAGCGCCGCCTTCGCGGCCGCGATCGTGTCGTCGAGCTCCACCTTGTCCAAACGGTGCTGCAGGCTCTCCGGCACCAGATGCGTGTTCGTCATGACCGTCCTCCCTGCGCATCGATCGTACGTTTCGCCGCGAGGCCGTCGGCGCGGCGCTTGCAGGCGGGGCACGTGCCCGCCAGGCTCAGCGCCTCCTCCGCCTCGGGCGAGCCCTCCATGCTGGCCAGCAGCCGGGCCGCGTAATCCACTTCCTTGCGCGGCGCGAAGTACGCGCCGCACTCCGCGCACGCCTGCAGCTGGTAGGTGCACGTTTCCACGAGGTCGTCCTTGCGCATGACCGCCAGCTCGAACTCCGATCCCAGGCGGATGGCCTCGAGCGGGCACACCTCCTCGCAACGGCCGCAGAAGATGCAGCGCCCGTAGTCGATGGACCAGGTGATCGTGCCCGCACGCGTGTCCGACTCCATCTGGATGGCGTTGGGCGGGCAGGCCACGGCGCACGCCGCGCACGCGATGCAGCGTTCCAGGTCGTGCTCGGGCTTGCCGCGCATGTCGGGCGTCGTCTCGAGCGGCGCGAAGGGGTACTTGACCGTCGCGTCGCCGGTTTTGATGATGTTCCTGAGCGTCTTCAGCATCACGTCCCCCTAATCCTTCAGCGGAGAGTGGGTGCGGCGGCGGCAGTACGACTCCAGCTGGTTCTTCGTCAGCACCTGGCTCGTCTTCTTGTTCACATCGACGATGGTCACGCGGTCGGTGCACGAGTAGCACGGGTCGATGCTGCCCACGATGAGCGCGGCGTCCGAGATGGTGTTGCCGCGGAACATGTAGCGCAGCACGGGCCAGTTGCTGTACGTGGCCGCCTTCGCCCGCCAGCGGTAGCACTTCTGGTTGTCGCCCGTCATGGCCCAGTGCACGTCCTCGCCGCGCGGCGCCTCGGTCACGCCGATGCCGAACTTGTGCGGCGTGTACGTCCAATCCTCGGTGAGGATGGGGCCGGCCGGCGCGTTCGTCATGAGCGTCTCGATCATGTCGAGCGAGTCGAGGAACTCCTCGATGCGCACGAGCGTGCGGCTCTTCACGTCGCAGCCGTCGTGGCTGCGCGCCTTGAACGTTCCCTGCAGGCTCTTGTAGCCGTCGAAGGGGTGGTCGAAGCGGGCGTCGCGCGTGAAGCCGCTGCCTCGCACGCACGGCCCCACGGGGCTGAACGCGCGGGCGACGCGCGGGTCGAGCATGCCCACGCCCTCGGTGCGCGCCAGGAAGTTCGGCGTGCTCATGAGCTCCTCCACGAGCCCCTGCACCTCGGCGCGCAGCTCGCCCACCAGCTTCACCGTGGCCAGGTGCTGCTCGGCCAGGATGTCGCGGCGCACGCCGCCGATGAGGTTGAGGCCGTAGGTCTTGCGGTGGCCGGTCAGCAGCTCGGCCAGGTCCATGGACTTCTCGCGCACGCGGAAGAAGTGCTGGAAGCCCGTGTCGAAGCCGCAGAAGTGGCACACGAGGCCGAGGTTCAGCAGGTGCGAGTGCAACCGCTCCACCTCCAGCACGATGGCGCGGATGAACTGGGCGCGCTCGGGCACCGCGATGCCCTGCGCGTTCTCCACGGCCTCCGCGTAGGCCACCGAGTGGGCGCAGCCGCAGATGCCGCAGATGCGGTCGGCCAGAAACGTGACGGCGTCGTAGTCGAGGCGCGCCTCGGCCACCTTCTCCATGCCGCGGTGGACGTAGAACAGGCGGTAGTCGGCGTCGACGATCTCCTCGCCCTCCACGAACAGGCGGAAGTGGCCCGGCTCGTCGGAGGTGATGTGCAGGGGCCCCATGGGCATCTCGGTGGTCTCGCGCCCGTCGGTCTCGGCCAAAAACGAGTAGTTCTCCATGTCCGACACCGGCGCGGGGCGCTTGCGGTAGTCCATCGAGTCCTTGCGCAGCGGGTACAGGTTGTCGGGCCAGTCGTCCGGCAGCACGAGCCGGCGCTCGTCGGGCAGCCCCACGGGGCGCAGGCCGAACATGTCGCGCACCTCGCGCTCGCTCCACACGCAGGCCGGCACGCGGGGCGTGACGGACGGGAACTCGCACGTGT is a genomic window containing:
- a CDS encoding acyl-CoA dehydratase activase, coding for MPSIGIDIGSTAAKAAVLEGGELVATFVCPTGFSSVDAAERLAEQLRARGFDALDAPCIATGYGRVAVPYANRVVTEITCHGKGAGFLFGGEGTVVDVGGQDTKVIVLRGGKVVKFAMNDKCSAGTGKFLEVMANRLGVSQEELARLARAGAPTSISSMCTVFAESEVISLIGTGTPREDIAYGVIESVVERVSVLVAQGKGAPFYLTGGLCENEYFIERLGARLGSPVATDARARFAGAVGAALLAAEGEDRRDG
- a CDS encoding DUF3343 domain-containing protein, with the protein product MREKTPKAVVTFASTSDAMAVEAAARETGFPGRMIPIPSEISAGCGLAWCVPAEERRALLDALESGGLAYEAVHEVELY
- a CDS encoding aminotransferase class V-fold PLP-dependent enzyme, coding for MIYFDNAATTAAKPPAVAEAVARAINGFGGVGRGVHEASLDAGYAVFRARQQLARLLGAGDPSRVAFASNATEALNTAVNGLVRPGDKLVTTAASHNSVLRPLYRAVDERGCELAVVPHDARGALDYEALDAALEPDVRLAVVTHASNLTGDVYDVARIARMCRERGVLLLVDAAQTAGVVPIDMGRDGLDLVAFTGHKSLYGPQGTGGLAVAEGVDVEPLKVGGSGTHSYDRRHPARMPERLEAGTLNAHGIAGLGAGLAYLEERGVEQTGARVRALAERFERGVVGIEGVRVLGGGGDAGRCGIVALNVGELDSAAVGDALNAEFGICTRAGAHCAPLMHEALGTQDQGAVRFSFSSFNDEDEVDAGIAAVAAIAEEA
- the yedF gene encoding sulfurtransferase-like selenium metabolism protein YedF, giving the protein MEQIDARGQACPLPVVRAKKALAAMEEGVLEVLVDNRTAVHNLEALAKTLKVEAVSDERGEAAFAVTFAKGATAGDGAAAGADADAAAAVCPAVQAAPTGGVVAVIPSEFMGSGDDELGAVLMKGFVFALTQLDELPATVLMYNGGVKLACAGSSSLDDLRALAEAGVEIMSCGTCLNHYGLADRLEVGEATNMYVIVDKQANARGIIRP
- a CDS encoding DUF3343 domain-containing protein: MQRDAADTVNEDARPVDCYILFSSHTDGWRLYEAARDAGCTVRISPTPRAARASCGVSLLASCDDVERIERLAQEEGIPLEGVARLPRQLNARRDTFC
- a CDS encoding double-cubane-cluster-containing anaerobic reductase, whose translation is MTDYQAMWEDLGMDLETHDQLCAVLPMAFGDTYLTQENRPEGMAFYDFVVSEIHGVRPAELIELQKQGGKVFGTFCVFVPDEVVVACGGAVTGLCGGSQFWVPEGEKVLPSGICPLIKASLGAHFGKTCPYFSVADMYVGETTCDGKKKAYEILGADKKTYVMDVPQMKRAKDIAAWKDEIALFADEVEAETGKELTAENLAAAIRTINEKRRALARVFEARKADPVPISGKDALLMMQIAFFDDPVRCAEMANKLADELEERIERGEGVVPAGTKRILITGTPLAIPNWKLHHLIETSGAVVVCEEMCTGTRYFENEVDEGADTLDGMFQALSERYMKNNCACFTPNPGRIEDVVRMAKEYQVDGVIDANLKFCTLYDVEKGSLADALAEEGIPCLGLETDYADNDAEQLRTRIGAFVEMLDA
- a CDS encoding chloride channel protein → MPARAAGRARAAARWPVAALAIGAAAGGATVALGWAVDLAVATFYAHERLVWLLPAAGLATYGLYRILRLPFSLGTSDVIEAARASRPVPRALAPAIFLGTCCTLLCGGSVGKEAAALQLGGSISSWLGPLLGLRDEGLQETCIMCGMAAALSAVLLAPVAAAVFTVEVMHRRLAHPARLAAPALSALVAFAVARAAGARLVSPAAAALDMAGASPLAIVALGVAAAVVAGAFCVALRVLRRSVARLDSVPLVIVVGGAAVSMLLGFTDLAPYGGTGAAQIDAALAGAALPPEAFLAKAALTLLVLAAGFKGGEIMPVLCVGACLGSTFAAASGLDGASFAALGMVALFAGCSNCPLASVALGAELFGLAAAPACALAAACAFACSYRCSLYQSAVIAWTPRGLLHDLVTKTARRSWN
- a CDS encoding carbonic anhydrase, which gives rise to MDKKAERGESLRALDRLMEGNRRYVDAVRNDADISRLVRKRTMVDGQRPFAIVVTCSDSRVVPEHIFMAGVGDLFTVRVAGNVVADTQLASVVYAASHAGARLVLVLGHTCCGAVGAAIAGGAEGCVGAVTDLVRSAIGDERDDYAACALNVRASVDRLLRDAEVRALVEGAGVEVLGGVYRLDSGRVELLAPAAREARRPREG
- the fdhD gene encoding formate dehydrogenase accessory sulfurtransferase FdhD, whose protein sequence is MTAVRKDAGEARVPAGGRASAEGCGPGPGGEFRAEPDAEGAASMREVEALLVREDGCVRRTEVVAVEMRVDLAVDGVPWTTAACSPGDLEDYAYGAAFAAGLVGEAGDVAGVDVRFAGGTAAIDVRLRAPRTALPQAGGPALPGCLLDAGAAARTAAGAARACAPLEPAAVWRMSRALLPAQGMHLATGATHAAVFADRSGAPVLMREDVGRHNAVDKLVGALMRAGIDPQDGFAYLSSRCALELVAKLARAGVRIVATVSAPTSAVLDFAEREGIALAAFARDGRFTVYAHPELIAL
- a CDS encoding formate/nitrite transporter family protein, coding for MAMTQDELKALKPDALSPAETEAKAEGIGCTKAEMAGGKCFVSAILAGAFIGFGATFFCLFLGDTTMPFGVQRLVGGICFCLGLSLVLCCGAELFTGNALMLCAKASGRICWAKLFKNWGVVWVGNLVGSLIAVALVYLANTQGMNGGAVGATFVSVAAGKVALDVVPMFFKAILCNIFVCLAVWIGFSARTVTDKVIGILLPISAFVAIGFEHSVANMFFLPMGLLMNVMGVGAAGAVTVGGVAFNLVIVTLGNIVGGGLVGLAYWYIYHKKPETK